The Lentzea guizhouensis genome contains a region encoding:
- a CDS encoding HAD family hydrolase, translating into MSLGIPDNITALLFDLDGVLTSTAVLHRKAWRQTFEDMGQPFSEQDYLSYVDGKPRYDGVRSFLASRDLTPPEAEIRRIGDLKNDLVNRIIDEEGITPYPASVRYLQAAREAGFPIGVVTSSANATRVLRAGNLMDYVDALVDGNVITADNLRGKPEPDSFIEGARRLKTSPEHAAVFEDALAGVAAGRKGGFGFVVGVDRGNQREALKAGGADQVVDELDELLS; encoded by the coding sequence ATGAGCCTCGGCATCCCGGACAACATCACGGCGTTGCTGTTCGACCTGGACGGCGTGCTCACGAGCACGGCGGTCCTGCACCGCAAGGCGTGGCGGCAGACCTTCGAGGACATGGGCCAGCCGTTCAGCGAGCAGGACTACCTCTCCTACGTGGACGGCAAACCGCGCTACGACGGCGTGCGCAGCTTCCTCGCCTCGCGCGACCTGACGCCGCCGGAGGCGGAGATCCGCCGCATCGGTGACCTCAAGAACGACCTGGTGAACCGCATCATCGACGAGGAGGGCATCACGCCGTACCCCGCCTCGGTGCGCTACCTGCAGGCAGCACGGGAAGCCGGCTTCCCCATCGGTGTGGTCACGTCATCGGCCAACGCCACGCGCGTGCTGCGCGCCGGCAACCTCATGGACTACGTCGACGCGTTGGTGGACGGCAACGTCATCACGGCGGACAACCTGCGCGGCAAACCGGAACCCGACTCGTTCATCGAAGGGGCGAGAAGACTGAAGACATCACCGGAGCACGCCGCCGTCTTCGAGGACGCGCTGGCGGGCGTCGCGGCCGGGCGCAAGGGCGGGTTCGGCTTCGTCGTCGGCGTCGACCGCGGCAACCAGCGCGAGGCGCTCAAGGCAGGCGGCGCCGACCAGGTCGTCGACGAGCTCGACGAGCTGCTGTCATGA